One window of Camelina sativa cultivar DH55 chromosome 4, Cs, whole genome shotgun sequence genomic DNA carries:
- the LOC104782369 gene encoding BLOC-1-related complex subunit 8 homolog, with translation MHEFSTVDGFAEINESLAEMIKYIANEPSVGLYYIQQHVRNAAPNVLNLNTNVLDKSRETGLHTEDLEDSIAMVKSMRECGSPIADDMIRDIKNSLSIMSSKQPRRGVILSSTNPWSRSTSITTTSRGSDYSQDVSESSNLFTSVFKTAKEKASNIKWPQLDFKEQKAESNPDDVESNELKEEGEEEEEVSGKGDHIVETTQFEEFKAGKEASLKAWLGDMDGNVDVGERVAERI, from the coding sequence ATGCATGAGTTCTCTACTGTTGATGGTTTTGCGGAGATAAACGAGAGCTTAGCGGAGATGATTAAGTACATTGCAAACGAACCTTCAGTGGGGCTTTACTACATCCAACAGCACGTCCGAAACGCAGCACCAAATGTTCTTAACCTCAACACCAACGTTTTGGACAAGTCTCGTGAGACAGGCTTGCATACCGAGGATTTGGAAGATTCTATCGCCATGGTGAAATCAATGAGAGAGTGTGGTTCGCCTATCGCTGATGATATGATAAGAGACATCAAGAACTCTTTATCGATCATGTCTTCGAAACAACCGAGGAGAGGAGTCATCCTCAGCTCCACAAACCCTTGGAGCAGATCTACCAGTATAACCACAACAAGTCGTGGTTCTGATTACAGCCAGGATGTTAGTGAAAGCAGCAACTTATTCACATCAGTGTTCAAGACGGCTAAGGAGAAGGCAAGCAACATCAAATGGCCACAGCTTGATTTCAAAGAACAGAAGGCGGAGTCTAACCCCGATGATGTGGAAAGCAATGAgttaaaagaagaaggagaagaagaagaagaagtctcaGGCAAAGGTGATCATATTGTGGAGACAACACAGTTTGAGGAGTTCAAGGCAGGTAAAGAAGCGAGTCTCAAGGCATGGCTTGGAGATATGGATGGTAATGTGGATGTTGGTGAACGTGTTGCTGAGAGGATTTAG
- the LOC104782370 gene encoding serine/threonine-protein kinase-like protein CCR2, with product MQPNSHIIIFVFFIISSSLIIITVTGYGSTGTIAAAFGENGFFCAIDASGKQEVICWDRGNTNRSLNRPPGEISGYSPPMTSLSGGEGFLCAITSNTSRAFCWNLQDPSENLVPRAFQYNSYSQIASGNNHVCAISGLYYSGPDYGPVHCWEYSDSTNFTSGLLWNSSFHSPYIDSLMFRKIVSGDGFTCGVTKDGDLVCWGPKSNGLGFSNNEEFEVLASGRKSVCGVSKDSGQLQCFGDETEFGTLPNRPRFIALSAGANHYCGIREDDHGVECWGRNLTSSSSAPNTSGFVAISSSDSTTCGVRELDLVLDCWRVHDSSKPDYSPPLELCSPGVCSPRGNCGDGSFAFNASILKESELTSLCSFHNLNICLRCGISCLEGYFPSSTCNPNADRVCTPCSLCQNSSCYGICKMRAAKSKTHEQKEQREVRRLVIIIGCSVLGFLVMLIGLSFIPKMTKGSKRDDEERSKLTCCFCFDKNSVEADPDPAPQSVNLPTAVSLGETKLFRLSELKDATHGFKEFNELGRGSFGFVYKAVLSDGIHVAVKRANAATIIHSNNRGFESELEILCKIRHNNIVNLLGYCSEMGERLLVYEYMPHGTLHDHLHGDLSQLDWSMRLKIMLQSARGLDYLHNEVDPPIIHRDVKTSNILLDGEMCARIADFGLVSSNERDSSNSDREGDVYDFGIVLLEILSGRKAIDRESDPPGIAEWAVPLIRKGKAAAIIDRNIGLPRNVEPLLKLAELAELAVRENPNERPNIRNLLSFLDLIVKSGLTF from the coding sequence ATGCAACCCAATTCccacatcatcatcttcgtcttcttcatcatctcatcatcaCTCATCATCATTACTGTTACTGGGTATGGCTCAACGGGAACAATCGCCGCAGCTTTTGGCGAAAACGGATTCTTCTGCGCCATTGACGCTAGCGGGAAGCAAGAAGTCATCTGTTGGGATAGAGGAAACACTAACCGATCACTAAACCGTCCCCCGGGTGAAATCTCCGGTTATTCTCCACCCATGACTTCGCTCTCAGGTGGTGAAGGTTTTCTCTGCGCCATTACGTCGAACACTTCGCGTGCGTTTTGCTGGAACCTTCAAGATCCTTCTGAGAATCTCGTTCCTCGAGCTTTTCAGTATAATTCTTACTCTCAGATCGCTTCTGGTAACAACCATGTTTGTGCTATTAGTGGATTGTACTATTCAGGTCCTGATTATGGTCCTGTTCATTGCTGGGAGTATAGTGATAGCACCAATTTCACATCTGGTCTTCTTTGGAACTCTTCGTTTCATAGTCCTTACATAGATAGTCTCATGTTTCGTAAGATTGTTTCTGGAGATGGGTTTACTTGTGGTGTTACTAAAGATGGAGACTTGGTTTGTTGGGGACCTAAATCAAACGGTTTAGGTTTCTCCAATAATGAAGAGTTCGAGGTTTTGGCTTCTGGGAGAAAATCTGTTTGTGGTGTCTCTAAAGATTCAGGTCAACTCCAATGCTTTGGTGATGAAACAGAGTTTGGTACGTTACCGAACCGGCCTCGGTTTATAGCTCTTTCAGCTGGTGCTAATCATTATTGTGGTATACGTGAGGATGATCATGGAGTTGAGTGTTGGGGAAGAAAcctaacatcatcatcatcagctccTAATACTTCTGGTTTTGTGGCGATTTCGTCTTCGGATTCAACAACTTGTGGTGTTAGAGAGCTTGATTTGGTTCTTGATTGTTGGAGAGTTCATGATTCTTCGAAACCTGATTATAGTCCTCCTCTGGAGTTATGCAGCCCCGGGGTGTGTTCACCTCGCGGTAATTGTGGTGATGGCTCGTTTGCTTTCAACGCAAGTATCTTGAAAGAGTCTGAGCTCACTAGCTTGTGCTCGTTTCATAACCTAAATATATGTTTACGCTGTGGAATCAGTTGCTTGGAAGGCTATTTCCCTTCGAGCACTTGTAATCCAAACGCGGACAGAGTCTGTACTCCTTGTTCGCTATGTCAGAACAGTTCTTGTTACGGTATCTGTAAGATGCGAGCTGCGAAATCGAAGACGCACGAGCAGAAAGAGCAGAGAGAGGTAAGGAGATTGGTGATTATTATAGGATGCTCTGTTTTAGGTTTCTTGGTGATGTTGATTGGTTTGTCTTTCATTCCAAAGATGACAAAAGGTAGtaaaagagatgatgaagagagaagcaaattgacttgttgtttctgtttcgaTAAAAACTCTGTCGAAGCTGATCCTGATCCCGCTCCTCAGTCGGTTAATCTACCAACCGCTGTATCTCTCGGCGAAACTAAACTCTTCCGTCTCTCGGAGCTTAAAGACGCGACTCACGGGTTTAAAGAATTCAACGAGCTTGGAAGAGGTAGCTTCGGGTTTGTCTACAAAGCTGTTTTGTCTGATGGGATACATGTTGCGGTCAAGAGAGCAAACGCTGCAACGATCATTCACTCTAACAACCGAGGTTTTGAGTCCGAGCTAGAGATTCTTTGCAAAATCAGACACAACAATATTGTGAATTTGTTAGGTTACTGCTCGGAGATGGGGGAACGGCTTTTGGTTTATGAGTACATGCCGCACGGTACACTCCATGATCATCTCCATGGAGATCTTTCGCAATTGGATTGGAGCATGAGACTGAAGATCATGTTGCAATCTGCAAGAGGACTTGATTACTTACACAACGAAGTAGATCCTCCTATAATCCACAGAGATGTGAAAACGTCGAACATCTTGTTGGACGGTGAAATGTGTGCAAGAATAGCGGATTTTGGATTGGTAAGCTCGAACGAAAGGGATTCAAGCAATAGTGATAGAGAAGGTGATGTGTATGACTTTGGTATTGTGCTTCTTGAGATACTAAGCGGGCGGAAAGCTATCGATAGAGAGTCTGATCCTCCCGGGATTGCGGAATGGGCGGTTCCTTTGATCAGAAAAGGGAAAGCAGCTGCGATTATCGATAGGAACATTGGTTTGCCAAGGAATGTAGAGCCTTTGCTTAAATTGGCTGAACTAGCTGAGCTTGCTGTGAGGGAAAATCCCAACGAAAGACCTAATATCAGaaatcttttgagttttcttgATCTCATAGTCAAGTCTGGactcactttttaa
- the LOC104782368 gene encoding uncharacterized protein LOC104782368 — translation MASVAASSPISFAASFLKIKAFPLSSRFFPIRTLRCSASSEPLEFDISFAPPKPKPSSTRGGGVSPQQLFIPWIVRSDDGTLKLQSQPPARLIHSLAIDATTQNPKKKDKPKKKQTQTTSSTATTSSSSSASASAPPSKSVPKLSKAARRFYNENFKEPPQRLSKVLAAAGVASRRTSEELIFDGKVTVNGILCNTPQTRVDPSRDIIYVNGNRIPKKLPPKVYFALNKPKGYICSSGEKEVKSVISLFEEYMSSWDKRNPGTPKPRLFTVGRLDVATTGLIIVTNDGDFAQKLSHPSSSLPKEYITTVVGDIHKRHLMAISEGTIVEGVHCVPDSVELMPKQHDIPRARLRIVVHEGRNHEVRELVKNAGLEVHSLKRVRIGGFRLPSDLGLGKHAELKQSELKALGWKN, via the exons ATGGCGTCGGTGGCGGCATCATCTCCGATTTCATTCGCTGCTTCCTTcctaaaaatcaaagctttccCTCTCTCTTCTCGCTTCTTCCCCATCCGTACACTCCGTTGCTCTGCCTCCTCTGAGCCTCTCGAATTCGACATCTCCTTTGCtcctccaaaaccaaaaccttccTCAACTCGCGGCGGCGGCGTCTCCCCTCAACAGCTCTTCATCCCTTGGATCGTACGTAGCGATGACGGAACACTCAAACTCCAATCTCAACCTCCCGCTCGTTTAATCCACTCTCTCGCCATCGATGCCACTACACAAAACCCTAAGAAGAAAGATAAAcccaagaagaaacaaacccaaactacctcctccaccgccactacctcctcctcctcctccgcctcagCCTCAGCTCCACCTTCGAAATCAGTGCCAAAGCTCTCTAAAGCTGCGCGTAGGTTTTACAATGAGAATTTCAAAGAACCTCCTCAACGTTTAAGCAAAGTTCTCGCTGCTGCTGGAG TGGCATCAAGAAGAACATCTGAAGAACTTATTTTTGATGGAAAGGTTACTGTTAATGGTATTCTCTGCAACACTCCACAG ACTCGAGTTGATCCATCAAGAGACATTATTTATGTTAATGGAAATCGTATTCCTAAGAAACTTCCTCCAAAGGTTTACTTTGCTCTCAACAAGCCTAAAGG ATACATCTGTTCTTCTGGAGAGAAAGAGGTCAAATCGGTTATTAGTTTGTTTGAGGAGTACATGTCCTCTTGG GATAAAAGGAATCCAGGGACTCCCAAACCTCGTCTTTTTACCGTTGGTCGTCTTGACGTTGCCACAACTGGATTAATAATAGTTACAAATGATG GAGATTTCGCTCAGAAACTTTCACATCCTTCATCTAGTTTACCGAAAGA ATATATTACTACGGTTGTCGGTGATATACACAAACGGCACTTAATGGCTATCAGTGAAGGGACAATTGTGGAAGGAGTACACTGTGTCCCGGATTCAGTTGAGTTGATGCCAAAGCAGCATGATATACCAAGAGCACGGCTGCGTATTGTG GTTCACGAAGGGAGGAACCATGAAGTTAGGGAATTGGTGAAAAATGCTGGGCTTGAG GTTCATTCATTGAAGCGTGTCCGTATAGGTGGATTCAGACTACCTTCAGATCTTGG GCTAGGGAAGCATGCGGAATTGAAGCAGAGCGAGCTAAAGGCATTGGGTTGGAAGAATTGA